The following are from one region of the Gossypium hirsutum isolate 1008001.06 chromosome D03, Gossypium_hirsutum_v2.1, whole genome shotgun sequence genome:
- the LOC107907821 gene encoding GDSL esterase/lipase EXL3 → MSGQLELFKECIKKIKGAVGEERAATIISKAIYIVCTGSNDISNTYFSTPFRRPHYDINGYAEFNARYANQFLQDLYGLGARRIGLYGLPPIGCVPSQRTIGGGKNRDCYEAGNQLAIAYNTKLSGVIDSLKAVYTLPNTKLIFFDIYYPLLSIIQNPAKYGKISLSSLTFNKRVIFT, encoded by the exons ATGTCGGGTCAGTTAGAGCTGTTCAAGGAATGTATAAAGAAGATAAAAGGAGCAGTGGGTGAAGAGAGAGCTGCAACTATAATTTCAAAAGCTATATATATAGTGTGTACTGGCAgtaatgatatttcaaatacttatTTTTCTACTCCATTTAGGAGACCTCATTATGATATCAATGGTTATGCAGAGTTCAACGCCCGCTATGCTAATCAGTTCTTGCag GACTTATATGGATTAGGAGCTAGAAGAATAGGGTTGTACGGGTTGCCACCAATAGGGTGTGTGCCATCTCAAAGAACCATAGGTGGAGGCAAAAACAGGGATTGTTATGAGGCTGGGAACCAATTGGCAATTGCCTACAATACCAAGCTCTCTGGTGTGATAGATTCTCTTAAAGCTGTTTACACTTTGCCTAACACGAAGCTCATCTTTTTTGACATTTACTATCCTCTTCTTTCCATCATCCAAAACCCTGCAAAATATGGTAAAATTTCTCTTTCATCCCTAACATTTAATAAAAGGGTTATTTTCACTTGA